In a single window of the Nocardiopsis composta genome:
- a CDS encoding 3-deoxy-7-phosphoheptulonate synthase — MTARADPDVIDFEELEWERFSRLPAEQQPEWPDREELRTNLRALPKHDLVTRESVDELRRELAGLDAAGGLILQIGDCVEDIDGEVSADTRKKLFFFERAREHLSDRTGRDVLTVGRIAGQYAKPRSQEHETVGGAPIPSYRGPIVNAPWPTEQARRPSPARIAYAHAAAQVSYQVLADHRRAGAGNRPIWASHEMLLLDYELRFLRRGGPGNHLATTHWPWIGARTNRIDGAHIAVAATLNNPVSVKLGPATAPEEAAGLAAVLNPGDEPGRLTFIARMGHRGIDALRPIVRAVHRRVEHVNWISDPMHGNTVKAAGGLKTRHVEHIAAELRSFQEILAEEGRRPAGLHLEATPDDVYECAEDSREPEDRTRYRTLLDPRLNPEQTTRVLDQWSA, encoded by the coding sequence ATGACCGCACGCGCGGACCCCGACGTCATCGATTTCGAAGAGCTCGAATGGGAGCGGTTCTCCCGCCTGCCCGCCGAACAGCAACCGGAGTGGCCGGACCGCGAAGAACTCCGCACCAACCTGCGGGCCCTGCCCAAGCACGACCTCGTCACCCGGGAGTCGGTCGACGAACTGAGGAGAGAGCTCGCCGGCCTCGACGCCGCGGGCGGACTGATCCTCCAGATCGGCGACTGCGTCGAGGACATCGACGGCGAGGTGAGCGCCGACACCCGCAAGAAGCTCTTCTTCTTCGAGCGGGCCCGCGAACACCTGAGCGACCGCACCGGGCGGGACGTGCTGACCGTCGGGCGGATCGCCGGCCAGTACGCCAAACCCCGCTCCCAGGAGCACGAGACCGTCGGCGGGGCGCCGATCCCCAGCTACCGCGGCCCCATCGTCAACGCGCCCTGGCCCACCGAGCAGGCGCGCCGCCCCTCCCCGGCCCGGATCGCCTACGCGCACGCCGCCGCCCAGGTCTCCTACCAGGTGCTCGCCGACCACCGCCGGGCCGGCGCGGGCAACCGGCCGATCTGGGCCAGCCACGAGATGCTGCTCCTCGACTACGAACTGCGCTTCCTGCGCCGGGGCGGCCCCGGCAACCACCTCGCGACCACGCACTGGCCGTGGATCGGCGCGCGCACCAACCGGATCGACGGCGCGCACATCGCCGTCGCCGCCACGCTGAACAACCCGGTCAGCGTCAAGCTCGGCCCCGCGACCGCACCGGAGGAGGCCGCCGGACTCGCCGCCGTGCTCAACCCCGGGGACGAACCCGGCCGGCTCACCTTCATCGCGCGGATGGGCCACCGCGGCATCGACGCGCTGCGACCGATCGTGCGGGCCGTGCACCGCAGGGTCGAACACGTCAACTGGATCAGCGACCCGATGCACGGCAACACCGTCAAGGCCGCCGGCGGGCTCAAGACCCGGCACGTCGAGCACATCGCCGCCGAGCTCCGCAGCTTCCAGGAGATCCTCGCCGAGGAGGGCCGCCGCCCCGCCGGCCTGCACCTGGAGGCCACCCCCGACGACGTCTACGAGTGCGCCGAGGACTCCCGCGAACCCGAGGACCGGACCCGCTACCGGACCCTCCTCGACCCCCGGCTCAACCCCGAGCAGACCACCCGGGTGCTCGACCAGTGGTCCGCCTGA
- a CDS encoding AMP-binding protein, whose amino-acid sequence MPRSLIDLELEDAAKIDPDEYLQAALRWHFSEETGSPLWLELARDLDFDPLTDVRSFDDLGRFPDIARHLRERPVEDLLPRGLAGEPAPSVFETGGTTGSPKRLVYTDRWVQRALAWKADELREAGFPAGAPWLVAMPSGPHAFGHTTRLQAKALGSVLHTVDLDPRWVKKLIAAGGSADDYLAHVIDQLGHVIRSQRIAAVTTTPPIFAELLLDEELTDRLRHSLRYLAFAGAHLDDDTYDLIAETFPDAVVQNIYGSTMVLTTARLRTPTAPPPSAVYDGYPPFVVFSVLDPDTGEPVEYGRRGQVRMSHISSGVFIPNNLERDSAIRVAAPGGIGDALSSPRPLAAFEGEQVVQGVY is encoded by the coding sequence ATGCCGCGTTCGCTCATCGACCTGGAACTGGAAGACGCCGCGAAGATCGACCCGGACGAGTACCTGCAGGCGGCACTCCGGTGGCACTTCTCCGAGGAGACCGGATCGCCGCTCTGGCTCGAACTCGCCCGCGACCTCGACTTCGACCCGCTCACCGACGTCCGCTCCTTCGACGACCTCGGGAGGTTCCCCGACATCGCCCGCCACCTCAGGGAGAGACCGGTCGAGGACCTGCTCCCCAGAGGGCTCGCCGGCGAGCCGGCGCCGTCGGTCTTCGAGACCGGCGGGACCACCGGATCGCCCAAGCGGCTCGTCTACACCGACAGATGGGTCCAGCGGGCCCTCGCCTGGAAGGCGGACGAGCTGCGCGAAGCCGGGTTCCCCGCCGGCGCCCCCTGGCTGGTGGCGATGCCCTCCGGGCCGCACGCCTTCGGCCACACCACCCGCCTGCAGGCCAAGGCGCTCGGCTCGGTGCTGCACACCGTCGACCTGGACCCCCGCTGGGTCAAGAAGCTGATCGCCGCGGGCGGGAGCGCCGACGACTACCTCGCGCACGTGATCGACCAGCTCGGACACGTCATCCGCTCGCAGCGCATCGCCGCGGTCACCACCACCCCGCCCATCTTCGCCGAACTGCTGCTCGACGAGGAGCTCACCGACCGGCTCCGGCACAGCCTGCGCTACCTGGCCTTCGCCGGCGCGCACCTGGACGACGACACCTACGACCTGATCGCCGAGACCTTCCCCGACGCGGTCGTCCAGAACATCTACGGCAGCACCATGGTCCTCACCACGGCCCGGCTGCGCACCCCCACCGCGCCGCCGCCCTCGGCCGTCTACGACGGCTACCCGCCGTTCGTCGTCTTCTCGGTGCTGGACCCCGACACCGGCGAACCCGTCGAGTACGGCCGGCGGGGCCAGGTCCGAATGAGCCACATCAGCAGCGGCGTGTTCATCCCCAACAACCTGGAACGGGACTCCGCGATCCGGGTCGCCGCCCCCGGCGGCATCGGCGACGCGCTCTCCTCGCCGCGGCCCCTCGCCGCGTTCGAGGGCGAGCAGGTCGTGCAGGGGGTGTACTGA